A stretch of Streptomyces vietnamensis DNA encodes these proteins:
- a CDS encoding NAD-binding protein: MIVCGDDALAHRLARELHEVYGEQVTLLVPALPDAPRTPAGRTGRALALFGRVTAAVTRTTGAGAVAGSPGDDPTGVLRVVESAEADDRALTDAGVERAAALALVHEDDETNIRAALTARRLNPRLRLVIRLYNRKLGQHLETLLDQAAAVAEPGLDPEKLDAATTVLSDVDTAAPGLAAAAVAGTSKVVQAGGLLLHAVDRPPVAGQAPDPGLCTLALLSATAGDPVGCEGSERSGDAGPRLLPDDRTVAAATGRAAVTLEAVTPAGPALPTARLAASALPVASLFSRRLRWSLAGAVAAVLALALTSTFTTGDHPLHAAYLTLLDIFAIGDPAVGEPTSRQLLQILAGFVGLLLLPVIVAALLEGLGTFRTATALRRPPRGLSGHVVLLGLGKVGTRVLARLRRLNIPVVCVESDPEARGIALARRLRVPTVIGDVTEEGVLEAARIHRARALLALTSVDITNLEAALSARAVTPDLRVVLRLFDDDFATAVFRTLRTAHPGALTRSRSVSHLAAPAFAGAMMGRQVFGAVPVERRVLLFAAVDVADHPLLEGRTVAEAFRPGAWRVIALDGRGRGGGSGQDWRLRPDRLLGAGDRVVVAATRRGLAELHGRGGRDARGASDNSVRTERG, encoded by the coding sequence ATGATCGTGTGCGGTGACGACGCCCTCGCCCACCGCCTCGCGCGCGAACTCCACGAGGTGTACGGGGAGCAGGTCACGCTCCTGGTGCCGGCGCTGCCCGACGCGCCCCGCACGCCCGCGGGCCGCACGGGCCGGGCGCTCGCCCTGTTCGGCCGGGTGACCGCCGCCGTCACCCGCACCACCGGGGCCGGTGCCGTGGCCGGATCCCCCGGGGACGATCCCACCGGCGTCCTGCGGGTCGTCGAGTCCGCCGAGGCGGACGACCGGGCCCTGACGGACGCCGGGGTCGAGCGCGCCGCCGCCCTCGCCCTCGTCCACGAGGACGACGAGACCAACATCCGGGCCGCGCTCACCGCCCGCCGGCTCAACCCCCGCCTGCGCCTGGTGATCCGGCTCTACAACCGCAAGCTCGGCCAGCACCTCGAAACCCTCCTCGACCAGGCCGCCGCCGTCGCCGAACCCGGCCTCGACCCGGAGAAGCTGGACGCCGCCACCACGGTCCTCTCCGACGTCGACACCGCCGCCCCCGGCCTCGCCGCGGCCGCCGTCGCGGGCACCAGCAAGGTGGTGCAGGCCGGGGGACTGCTGCTGCACGCCGTGGACCGGCCGCCCGTCGCGGGCCAGGCACCCGACCCCGGGCTCTGCACGCTCGCCCTGCTCTCCGCCACCGCCGGCGACCCGGTCGGCTGCGAGGGCTCCGAGCGCAGCGGCGACGCCGGCCCCCGCCTCCTGCCGGACGACCGGACGGTCGCCGCCGCCACCGGACGGGCCGCCGTCACCCTCGAAGCGGTCACCCCGGCGGGCCCGGCCCTCCCCACGGCCCGCCTCGCCGCCTCCGCGCTGCCCGTCGCCTCCCTCTTCTCCCGCCGTCTGCGCTGGTCCCTCGCGGGCGCCGTCGCCGCCGTCCTCGCGCTCGCCCTCACCTCCACCTTCACCACCGGCGACCACCCCCTGCACGCCGCCTATCTGACGCTGCTCGACATCTTCGCCATCGGCGACCCGGCGGTCGGCGAGCCGACCAGCCGCCAACTGCTCCAGATCCTCGCCGGGTTCGTCGGCCTCCTGCTGCTCCCGGTGATCGTCGCCGCCCTCCTCGAAGGCCTCGGCACCTTCCGCACCGCGACCGCCCTGCGCCGCCCGCCGCGCGGACTCTCCGGCCACGTCGTGCTCCTCGGGCTCGGCAAGGTCGGCACCCGTGTCCTCGCCCGGCTCCGCAGGCTGAACATCCCGGTGGTGTGCGTCGAATCCGACCCGGAGGCCCGGGGCATCGCCCTCGCCCGCCGGCTGCGCGTGCCCACCGTCATCGGCGACGTCACCGAGGAGGGCGTCCTGGAAGCCGCCCGCATCCACCGCGCCCGCGCCCTCCTCGCCCTGACCAGCGTCGACATCACCAACCTGGAGGCCGCGCTCTCCGCCCGCGCCGTCACCCCGGACCTGCGGGTCGTCCTGCGCCTGTTCGACGACGACTTCGCCACCGCCGTCTTCCGCACCCTGCGCACCGCCCATCCCGGGGCCCTCACCCGGAGCCGCAGCGTCTCCCACCTCGCCGCACCCGCCTTCGCGGGCGCCATGATGGGCCGCCAGGTCTTCGGCGCCGTACCGGTCGAGCGCCGCGTCCTCCTCTTCGCCGCCGTGGACGTCGCGGACCACCCGCTCCTGGAGGGCCGGACCGTCGCCGAGGCCTTCCGGCCGGGTGCCTGGCGGGTCATCGCCCTCGACGGACGCGGGCGCGGAGGCGGCTCCGGCCAGGACTGGCGTCTCCGGCCGGATCGTCTCCTCGGCGCGGGGGACCGGGTGGTGGTGGCCGCCACCCGCCGGGGCCTGGCCGAACTCCACGGCCGGGGCGGCCGGGACGCCCGCGGCGCGTCGGACAACTCCGTACGAACGGAGCGTGGTTGA
- a CDS encoding D-alanyl-D-alanine carboxypeptidase family protein yields the protein MIVTSAVRHAAAGSAALLFVLPVPAAVASPATPVSRVVSSVGEPTPPARQYVDRTRLSRKGTQVQRLPGAPAVPSVSALSWVVADASSGEVLAARNAHRKLPPASTLKALFALTALPRHKPSELHTVADSELTGIGEGSSLVGVKEGYTYKVSDLWNGVFLSSGNDAVHVLAEMNGGWESTTRQMQEKARSLGAEDTHVVSPDGYDAPGQVSSAYDLAVFGRIGLQDPEFARYCSTAYAEFPAGSWSYGIANTNRLLTGENGVERYPGLLGIKNGYTTNAGNTLISAARRGDRTLVVSVMNPQEGGGFTVYEEARELLDWGFEAAGRVQPVGSLAPVRTKAAADAGTRAVSVAREGRGAKAVATAPQAGAEAGAEAGAGAGAKARAEAVAAPGKKSRAAEASAPSAGLPLALVGSACAAALALWGWRRRTARRA from the coding sequence ATGATCGTCACGTCAGCTGTCCGTCACGCCGCCGCCGGTTCCGCGGCGCTGCTGTTCGTGCTGCCCGTTCCGGCGGCCGTCGCCTCTCCCGCCACTCCCGTCTCCCGGGTCGTGTCCTCCGTCGGGGAGCCCACTCCGCCCGCGCGCCAGTACGTCGACCGGACACGGCTCTCCCGGAAGGGCACCCAGGTGCAGCGGCTGCCGGGCGCGCCCGCCGTGCCCTCGGTCTCCGCGCTGTCGTGGGTGGTGGCGGACGCCTCCTCGGGCGAGGTGCTCGCCGCGCGGAACGCGCACCGGAAGCTGCCCCCGGCGAGCACCCTGAAGGCGCTGTTCGCGCTCACCGCGCTCCCCCGCCACAAGCCCTCCGAGCTGCACACCGTGGCCGATTCCGAGCTGACCGGGATCGGCGAGGGCAGCAGCCTGGTCGGCGTCAAGGAGGGGTACACGTACAAGGTCTCGGACCTGTGGAACGGCGTCTTCCTCAGCTCGGGGAACGACGCCGTGCACGTCCTGGCGGAGATGAACGGCGGCTGGGAGTCGACGACCCGGCAGATGCAGGAGAAGGCCCGCTCCCTGGGCGCCGAGGACACCCACGTGGTCTCCCCCGACGGCTACGACGCCCCCGGCCAGGTGTCCTCCGCGTACGACCTGGCGGTCTTCGGCCGGATCGGGCTCCAGGACCCGGAGTTCGCCCGGTACTGCTCGACGGCGTACGCGGAGTTCCCCGCGGGCTCCTGGTCGTACGGCATCGCCAACACCAACCGGCTCCTGACCGGCGAGAACGGGGTGGAGCGCTACCCGGGGCTCCTCGGGATCAAGAACGGCTACACGACCAACGCGGGCAACACGCTGATCTCGGCGGCCCGGCGCGGTGACCGGACGCTCGTCGTCTCGGTGATGAACCCTCAGGAGGGCGGCGGGTTCACCGTGTACGAGGAGGCGCGGGAGCTGCTCGACTGGGGCTTCGAGGCGGCGGGGCGGGTGCAGCCGGTGGGCTCGCTCGCGCCGGTACGGACGAAGGCCGCGGCCGACGCGGGCACGCGGGCGGTGTCGGTGGCCCGTGAGGGACGCGGCGCGAAGGCGGTGGCGACGGCGCCCCAGGCAGGCGCGGAGGCAGGAGCGGAGGCCGGGGCCGGGGCAGGCGCGAAGGCGAGGGCCGAGGCGGTGGCCGCGCCCGGGAAGAAGTCCCGGGCGGCGGAGGCCTCGGCCCCGTCCGCCGGGCTCCCGCTGGCCCTGGTGGGCTCGGCCTGCGCCGCCGCGCTCGCCCTGTGGGGGTGGCGGCGCAGGACGGCCCGCCGGGCCTGA
- a CDS encoding DUF6058 family natural product biosynthesis protein: MTDDVPVAVRIAERFREVNGDHPMTADDDAYVSAQFVPLDVLCAALGRDADEVRRLMLAGLLPLPGYLRSDGAEMVPRDLFALAEAAGGVDRLRAWFTGHWEDPDRGDEEWAAYLSGQYVCLHAVTPANIRRKEELTAEITAYLAAAGADAAAGVDPSPEWRAALHARVDALDALEPAFTAYDRLRFGGPVSRDTCVDAPRALFPRTGD, encoded by the coding sequence ATGACGGACGACGTGCCCGTGGCGGTACGGATCGCCGAGCGGTTCCGCGAGGTGAACGGCGACCATCCGATGACCGCCGACGACGACGCGTACGTCTCCGCCCAGTTCGTCCCGCTGGACGTGCTGTGCGCCGCGCTCGGCCGGGACGCCGACGAGGTCCGGCGGCTGATGCTCGCGGGCCTGCTGCCGCTGCCCGGCTATCTGCGGTCGGACGGCGCCGAGATGGTGCCGCGGGATCTGTTCGCCCTCGCTGAGGCGGCGGGCGGTGTCGACCGTCTGCGCGCGTGGTTCACCGGGCACTGGGAGGACCCGGATCGGGGCGACGAGGAGTGGGCGGCGTACCTGAGCGGCCAGTACGTCTGTCTGCACGCGGTCACCCCGGCGAACATCCGCAGGAAGGAGGAGCTGACGGCGGAGATCACCGCGTATCTCGCGGCCGCCGGAGCCGATGCGGCCGCCGGGGTCGATCCCTCGCCGGAGTGGCGCGCCGCCCTCCACGCGCGCGTGGACGCGCTCGACGCCCTGGAGCCGGCGTTCACGGCGTACGACCGGCTGCGGTTCGGCGGACCCGTCTCGCGGGACACCTGCGTGGACGCGCCCCGGGCGCTCTTCCCCCGTACGGGCGACTGA
- a CDS encoding ATP-binding cassette domain-containing protein codes for MSRAPRADEQASVPHAADRHDLIRVHGARENNLKDVSIEIPKRRLTVFTGVSGSGKSSLVFDTIAAESQRLINETYSAFVQGFMPTLARPEVDVLEGLTTAIIVDQQRLGADPRSTVGTATDVNAMLRILFSRLGEPHIGPPSAYAFNVPSVRASGAITVERGDRKTEKATFERTGGMCPGCEGRGTVSDIDLTQLFDDSKSLAEGALTIPGYTSGGWNHRLYAESGFVDRDKPIREYTEKERADFLHHEPVRMKIAGINMTYEGLVPRIQKSFLAKDKEGMQPHIRAFVERAVTFTTCPDCDGTRLSEGARASKIKKISIADACAMQISDLADWVRGLDEPSVAPLLTALQLTLDSFVEIGLGYLSLDRPSGTLSGGEAQRVKMIRHLGSSLTDVTYVFDEPTIGLHPHDIRRMNDLLLQLRDKGNTVLVVEHKPEAIVIADHVVDLGPGAGTEGGTVCFEGTVDGLRAAGTVTGRHLDDRAALKESVRTPTGALKIRGASTHNLRDVDVDIPLGVLTVVTGVAGSGKSSLVHGSIPAGEEVISVDQGAIRGSRRSNPATYTGLLDPIRKAFAKANGVKPALFSANSEGACPTCNGAGVIYTDLGMMAGVSSTCEDCEGKRFQPSVLEHLLGGRDISEVLAMSVTEAEEFFGSGEAHTPAAQRILARLADVGLGYLSLGQPLTTLSGGERQRLKLATHMADKGGVYVLDEPTTGLHLADVEQLLGLLDRLVDSGKSVIVVEHHQAVMAHADWIIDLGPGAGHDGGKIVFEGTPADLVAARSTLTGEHLAEYVGA; via the coding sequence ATGAGCAGGGCCCCGAGGGCCGACGAGCAGGCGTCCGTACCCCACGCCGCCGACCGCCACGACCTGATCCGCGTGCACGGCGCGCGCGAGAACAACCTCAAGGACGTGAGCATCGAGATCCCGAAGCGCCGGCTCACGGTCTTCACCGGGGTCTCCGGCTCGGGCAAGAGCTCCCTCGTGTTCGACACGATCGCCGCGGAGTCGCAGCGGCTGATCAACGAGACGTACAGCGCCTTCGTCCAGGGCTTCATGCCGACGCTCGCCCGGCCCGAGGTCGACGTCCTCGAAGGCCTGACGACCGCGATCATCGTCGACCAGCAGCGTCTCGGCGCCGACCCCCGCTCCACCGTCGGCACCGCCACCGACGTCAACGCGATGCTGCGGATCCTCTTCAGCCGGCTCGGCGAGCCGCACATCGGCCCGCCCAGCGCGTACGCCTTCAACGTCCCCTCGGTCCGCGCCAGCGGCGCGATCACCGTCGAGCGCGGCGACAGGAAGACCGAGAAGGCGACCTTCGAGCGCACCGGCGGCATGTGTCCGGGCTGCGAGGGCCGGGGCACGGTCTCCGACATCGACCTCACCCAGCTCTTCGACGACTCGAAGTCGCTCGCCGAGGGCGCGCTCACCATTCCCGGCTACACCTCCGGCGGCTGGAACCACCGCCTCTACGCCGAGTCCGGCTTCGTCGACCGGGACAAACCGATCCGCGAGTACACCGAGAAGGAACGGGCGGACTTCCTCCACCACGAGCCGGTCCGGATGAAGATCGCCGGCATCAACATGACCTACGAGGGTCTGGTCCCGCGCATCCAGAAGTCCTTCCTCGCCAAGGACAAGGAGGGCATGCAGCCCCACATCCGGGCCTTCGTCGAGCGGGCCGTCACCTTCACCACCTGCCCCGACTGCGACGGCACCCGGCTCAGCGAGGGCGCCAGGGCCTCGAAGATCAAGAAGATCAGCATCGCCGACGCCTGCGCGATGCAGATCAGCGACCTCGCCGACTGGGTCCGCGGCCTCGACGAACCCTCCGTGGCGCCCCTGCTCACCGCCCTCCAGCTGACCCTCGACTCCTTCGTCGAGATCGGCCTCGGCTACCTCTCCCTGGACCGGCCCTCGGGCACCCTGTCCGGCGGCGAGGCACAGCGCGTCAAGATGATCCGCCACCTCGGCTCCTCGCTCACCGACGTCACGTACGTCTTCGACGAGCCCACCATCGGCCTGCACCCGCACGACATCCGGCGGATGAACGACCTGCTGCTCCAACTGCGCGACAAGGGCAACACGGTGCTCGTCGTGGAGCACAAGCCGGAGGCGATCGTGATCGCCGACCACGTCGTCGACCTCGGCCCCGGCGCCGGTACGGAGGGCGGCACCGTCTGCTTCGAGGGCACCGTCGACGGGCTGCGGGCCGCCGGCACCGTCACCGGCCGCCACCTCGACGACCGGGCAGCCCTCAAGGAGTCGGTGCGCACGCCCACCGGGGCCCTGAAGATCCGGGGCGCCTCCACGCACAACCTGCGCGACGTCGACGTCGACATCCCGCTCGGGGTGCTCACCGTCGTCACCGGCGTCGCCGGCTCCGGCAAGAGCTCGCTCGTCCACGGCTCGATCCCCGCAGGCGAGGAGGTGATCTCCGTCGACCAGGGCGCGATCCGCGGCTCCCGGCGCAGCAACCCCGCCACGTACACCGGCCTCCTCGACCCGATCCGCAAGGCCTTCGCCAAGGCCAACGGCGTGAAGCCGGCGCTGTTCAGCGCCAACTCCGAGGGCGCCTGCCCCACCTGCAACGGCGCGGGCGTCATCTACACCGACCTGGGGATGATGGCCGGGGTCTCCTCCACCTGCGAGGACTGCGAGGGCAAGCGGTTCCAGCCCTCGGTGCTCGAACACCTCCTCGGCGGCCGGGACATCAGCGAGGTGCTCGCGATGTCCGTGACCGAGGCCGAGGAGTTCTTCGGCTCCGGCGAGGCCCACACCCCGGCCGCGCAGCGCATCCTCGCCCGGCTCGCCGACGTCGGACTCGGCTACCTGAGCCTCGGCCAGCCGCTCACCACGCTCTCCGGCGGCGAGCGGCAGCGGCTCAAGCTGGCCACGCACATGGCGGACAAGGGCGGCGTCTACGTCCTCGACGAGCCGACCACCGGCCTCCACCTCGCCGACGTCGAGCAGCTCCTCGGTCTCCTCGACCGGCTCGTGGACTCCGGCAAGTCGGTCATCGTCGTCGAGCACCACCAGGCGGTCATGGCGCACGCCGACTGGATCATCGACCTCGGTCCCGGCGCGGGCCACGACGGCGGGAAGATCGTCTTCGAGGGCACGCCCGCCGACCTCGTCGCGGCCCGCTCCACCCTCACCGGCGAGCACCTCGCGGAGTACGTCGGCGCCTGA
- a CDS encoding DUF5133 domain-containing protein, with the protein MLLPDRNTVDRLLRHFRAQERTVRDRPCDLSARRRFEDTAYTLCVLMGERTTGEAVLAAERYVTAQEIRNREAWSPYRH; encoded by the coding sequence ATGCTGCTGCCCGACAGGAACACCGTCGACCGGCTGCTCCGGCATTTCCGCGCCCAGGAGCGGACCGTGCGGGACAGGCCGTGCGACCTGTCGGCCCGCCGGCGCTTCGAGGACACGGCGTACACCCTGTGCGTCCTGATGGGAGAACGCACCACGGGCGAGGCCGTCCTCGCCGCGGAGCGCTATGTGACGGCGCAGGAGATCAGGAATCGAGAAGCCTGGTCCCCGTACCGCCACTAG
- a CDS encoding NAD-dependent epimerase/dehydratase family protein produces the protein MNPSTIARVVVTGATGNVGTSLVRILSRDPGVGSVLGLARRRPGLDLPGVEWAELDLSLEGDGPRLAQYLSDADAVVHLAWRFGPTHDPVETWRTNVLGSVRVFDAVAAARVPVLVHASSVGAYSPGPEGGPPVSEAWPTHGWPGAAYTREKAYLERVLDTFERDHPMTRVVRMRPAFLFKEESASEQRRIFAGRFFPGQLMRPELLPLLPEFEGLRFQVLHTEDAADAYRRALLRDVRGPFNLAADPVIDGATLGGLLNARPVKVPAGAVRGALSAAWRLRLVPASPGLFDALRHLPLLATERARQELGWEPAASSLEALEAFLRGVRAGTGDDTAPLAGNRIG, from the coding sequence ATGAATCCGAGCACGATTGCGCGCGTCGTCGTCACGGGCGCCACCGGCAACGTGGGCACGAGCCTGGTCCGGATCCTGTCGCGCGATCCTGGCGTCGGCTCGGTCCTCGGCCTCGCCCGGCGGCGGCCCGGCCTCGACCTCCCGGGGGTGGAGTGGGCCGAGCTCGACCTCTCCCTGGAGGGGGACGGACCCCGGCTCGCGCAGTACCTGTCGGACGCGGACGCGGTGGTGCACCTGGCCTGGCGGTTCGGGCCGACCCACGACCCGGTGGAGACCTGGCGGACCAACGTCCTGGGCTCGGTCCGCGTCTTCGACGCGGTGGCGGCGGCCCGGGTGCCGGTCCTGGTGCACGCCTCCTCGGTGGGCGCGTACTCCCCCGGTCCCGAAGGCGGCCCCCCGGTGTCCGAGGCGTGGCCGACGCACGGGTGGCCGGGCGCCGCGTACACCCGCGAGAAGGCCTATCTGGAGCGGGTCCTCGACACCTTCGAGCGGGACCATCCGATGACCCGGGTGGTCCGGATGCGTCCGGCGTTCCTCTTCAAGGAGGAGTCGGCGAGCGAGCAGCGGCGGATCTTCGCGGGGCGGTTCTTCCCGGGCCAGCTGATGCGGCCCGAACTGCTGCCGCTGCTCCCGGAGTTCGAGGGGCTCCGTTTCCAGGTCCTGCACACCGAGGACGCGGCGGACGCCTACCGCAGGGCGCTGCTGCGGGACGTCCGGGGCCCGTTCAACCTCGCCGCGGATCCGGTGATCGACGGGGCGACGCTGGGCGGGCTGCTGAACGCCCGGCCGGTGAAGGTGCCCGCCGGCGCGGTGCGGGGTGCCCTGTCGGCGGCCTGGCGGCTGCGGCTGGTCCCCGCCTCCCCGGGCCTCTTCGACGCGCTGCGGCACCTGCCGCTGCTCGCCACCGAGCGGGCCCGGCAGGAGCTGGGGTGGGAGCCGGCGGCGAGCTCGCTCGAAGCCCTGGAGGCGTTCCTGCGCGGGGTCCGCGCGGGCACGGGCGACGACACGGCCCCGCTGGCGGGAAACCGCATCGGCTGA
- a CDS encoding glutathione S-transferase C-terminal domain-containing protein has protein sequence MSVVVPSSLLPASAVPVFRGRIGRDANSGHYAVPHRYRLHVDPADPRCLGIALTHSLLGLDDTLPLTVLSGTPDTPDGGYAALRPLYEASAHLYTGPAAAPVLSDGWTGRIVSTHVPDILRDLALRFRGEGPDLLPEAHRDAVDAIADLCERSVNRAAQRAGELGLDGEAAHHDPLTVLFAALGSLERRLARGPYVLGDAPTAADVHVWVTLVQLDTVHRWHLDAAAMDRVAGHPALWAYAQRLAARPEFARHLDIDALLHRHRAHCRGREAAGAAIRLVDWSAAAPR, from the coding sequence ATGTCCGTCGTCGTCCCGTCCTCGCTCCTGCCCGCCTCCGCCGTCCCCGTCTTCCGCGGCCGGATCGGCCGCGACGCGAACAGCGGCCACTACGCCGTCCCGCACCGCTACCGCCTCCACGTCGACCCGGCCGACCCCCGGTGTCTGGGCATCGCCCTCACCCACAGCCTGCTCGGACTCGACGACACGCTCCCGCTCACCGTGCTGTCCGGCACCCCCGACACGCCCGACGGCGGATACGCCGCACTCCGCCCGCTGTACGAGGCGAGCGCCCACCTCTACACCGGGCCGGCCGCCGCGCCCGTGCTCAGCGACGGCTGGACCGGACGGATCGTCAGCACCCACGTCCCCGACATCCTCCGGGACCTCGCCCTGCGCTTCCGGGGCGAAGGACCCGACCTGCTGCCCGAGGCGCACCGCGACGCCGTCGACGCGATCGCCGACCTGTGCGAGCGGAGCGTCAACCGGGCCGCCCAGCGCGCCGGGGAGCTCGGACTCGACGGCGAGGCCGCCCACCACGACCCGCTCACCGTCCTCTTCGCCGCACTCGGCTCCCTCGAACGCCGCCTCGCCCGGGGGCCGTACGTCCTCGGCGACGCGCCGACCGCCGCCGACGTGCACGTCTGGGTCACCCTCGTCCAGCTCGACACCGTCCACCGCTGGCACCTCGACGCCGCCGCCATGGACCGGGTCGCCGGCCACCCCGCGCTGTGGGCCTACGCCCAGCGCCTCGCCGCCCGCCCCGAGTTCGCCCGCCACCTCGACATCGACGCCCTCCTGCACCGCCACCGCGCCCACTGCCGCGGCCGCGAGGCCGCGGGCGCGGCGATACGGCTCGTCGACTGGTCCGCGGCGGCACCGCGCTGA
- a CDS encoding RrF2 family transcriptional regulator, producing MRISARADYAVRAALQLAAAQDAGPLKAEAIAVDQDISHKFLEGILGDMRRGGLVQSQRGGNGGYWLARPAETISVADVIRCVEGPLVSVRGERPPDLSYTGPAESLLTLWIALRASVRGVLGVSLAELASAKLPAEIVALAEDPEAWTNP from the coding sequence ATGCGCATTTCAGCCAGGGCCGACTACGCGGTGCGGGCCGCCCTCCAGCTCGCCGCAGCCCAGGACGCGGGGCCGCTGAAGGCCGAGGCCATCGCGGTGGACCAGGACATCTCGCACAAGTTCCTGGAGGGCATCCTCGGCGACATGCGCAGGGGCGGCCTGGTGCAGAGCCAGCGCGGCGGTAACGGCGGGTACTGGCTGGCCCGGCCGGCCGAGACGATCTCGGTCGCGGACGTGATCCGCTGCGTGGAGGGTCCGCTGGTGTCCGTGCGCGGGGAGCGGCCGCCGGACCTGTCGTACACGGGGCCCGCCGAGTCGCTGCTCACGCTGTGGATCGCGCTGCGGGCGAGTGTCCGCGGGGTGCTCGGGGTGTCCCTCGCGGAGCTCGCGTCGGCGAAGCTCCCGGCGGAGATCGTCGCGCTCGCGGAGGACCCGGAGGCGTGGACCAACCCCTGA
- a CDS encoding acyl-CoA dehydrogenase yields the protein MSTPRKSPKRPAIRTVSAPAGRSVDRPADDEIWPRVTRELADDLAVDALARDRAGKAPFDEVGRLQEAGLPALLTAPGPTRRGAGLQAACAVVREISAADSSVGELLAHHYALSWSSRFFGPAPDAGDAPALDVCTAEEHWLLAGGVEAPRTESDPGLTLTPADGPGDDWILDGRRTFASGVTVADRLVVGARPGGTGDLLVVLVDPAHPGVFTDPGTDRIGQRLTGAGTVTFDHVPVPAGHVLGTLPHDEHAVAPFTTLAPLALRLLLVQVGLGIAEGALAEARDISRAEQAGPVPADRPEGPSASVGAGDDPYLLLAYGELATAAHAAAAVVERATDALARGLLAERSLGLEERADIAVLVAAAETVTGRAAVHITTRILELVDGTAGADARGGGPGFDRFWRNARALTAPTQAAHRLRDIGDHYLNGTHARLTLLA from the coding sequence GTGAGTACGCCGAGGAAATCGCCGAAGAGACCAGCGATACGCACCGTCTCCGCGCCGGCCGGCAGGTCCGTCGACCGGCCCGCCGACGACGAGATCTGGCCCCGCGTCACCCGCGAGCTGGCCGACGACCTCGCCGTCGACGCCCTCGCCCGCGACCGGGCCGGCAAGGCCCCCTTCGACGAGGTCGGACGCCTCCAGGAGGCCGGGCTGCCCGCCCTCCTCACGGCGCCGGGACCGACCCGGCGGGGCGCGGGCCTGCAGGCCGCCTGCGCGGTCGTACGGGAGATCTCCGCCGCCGACAGCTCCGTGGGCGAACTCCTCGCCCACCACTACGCGTTGTCCTGGAGCAGCCGCTTCTTCGGCCCCGCGCCCGATGCCGGCGACGCGCCCGCCCTCGACGTGTGTACGGCCGAGGAGCACTGGCTGCTCGCCGGCGGCGTCGAGGCACCGCGCACCGAGTCCGATCCGGGCCTCACACTCACCCCCGCCGACGGGCCCGGCGACGACTGGATCCTCGACGGGCGCCGCACCTTCGCCTCGGGCGTGACGGTCGCCGACCGGCTCGTCGTCGGCGCACGGCCCGGCGGCACCGGCGACCTGCTCGTCGTCCTCGTGGACCCGGCCCACCCGGGGGTGTTCACGGACCCCGGTACGGACCGGATCGGTCAGCGCCTGACCGGCGCCGGCACCGTCACCTTCGACCACGTCCCGGTGCCGGCCGGGCACGTCCTCGGGACCCTCCCGCACGACGAGCACGCCGTCGCCCCCTTCACCACCCTCGCCCCCCTCGCCCTGCGGCTGCTGCTCGTCCAGGTCGGTCTCGGCATCGCCGAGGGGGCGCTCGCCGAGGCGCGCGACATCAGCCGCGCCGAGCAGGCGGGGCCCGTCCCCGCCGACCGCCCGGAAGGCCCGTCGGCCTCGGTCGGCGCCGGGGACGACCCGTACCTCCTCCTCGCCTACGGGGAGTTGGCGACCGCCGCGCACGCCGCCGCCGCGGTGGTGGAGCGGGCGACGGACGCCCTCGCCCGGGGACTGCTCGCCGAGCGGTCGCTCGGCCTGGAGGAACGCGCCGACATCGCCGTCCTCGTGGCGGCGGCCGAGACCGTCACCGGCCGGGCGGCCGTCCACATCACCACCCGCATCCTCGAACTCGTCGACGGCACGGCGGGAGCCGACGCCCGGGGCGGCGGACCGGGCTTCGACCGCTTCTGGCGCAACGCCCGCGCGCTCACCGCCCCCACGCAGGCGGCCCACCGGCTCCGCGACATCGGGGACCACTACCTCAACGGCACCCACGCCCGGCTCACCCTGCTGGCCTAG